Proteins encoded in a region of the Triplophysa dalaica isolate WHDGS20190420 chromosome 10, ASM1584641v1, whole genome shotgun sequence genome:
- the LOC130430349 gene encoding natural killer cell receptor 2B4-like yields the protein MNVSHDVSVSWYKGKSLLSSISVSDLNIRLSLPLEVEYQDTNTYRCVVNNPITNLTQHLHITQLCHMCAGLTFIHKVMICCAVVVFLMIVTTLLIFFISRKHRKTNKDYQTGEDEITYAQPTLCERTTHKPESEMTEVLYTYYSISTN from the exons atgaatgtgtcacatgatgtgagtgtctcctggtacaaaggaaagagtttattgtccagcatcagtgtgtctgatctcaacatcagactctctctacctctggaggtggaatatcaggatacaaacacatacagatgtgtggtcaacaatcccatcacaaacctcacacaacatctacacatcactcaactctgtcacatgTGTGCAG GTCTCACCTTCATTCATAAAGTTATGATCTGTTGTGCTGTTGTTGTATTTCTGATGATTGTAACGACACTTCTGATCTTCTTCATCAGCaggaaacacagaaaaacaaataaagatt ATCAGACCGGTGAAGATGAGATCACTTATGCACAACCAACCTTGTGTGAAAGAACAACACATAAACCG GAGTCTGAGATGACGGAGGTGCTTTACACATATTACAGCATTTcaactaattaa